The proteins below are encoded in one region of Winogradskyella helgolandensis:
- a CDS encoding universal stress protein: MNKILVPTDFSEQAENALKVAAMIAKTHNAEIYLLHMIEIPMQQTDPGHAQSDIPETLFFMNLARKRFEDLMAQDYLQNITVHETVKADITFNEIKNSCIEFNIDLIVMGSHGATGIKEMFVGSNAEKVVRSSEVPVLVIKNEHHNFKVSNFVFASDFKNDNKETYKQAVKFAKAFGSKIHLLLVITSSNFMTSYEAKSRVNDFICGQDFDNYTITIHNDNTVEQGVLNFSKDIDADLIGISTHGRQGIAHFFNGSISEDLVNHANRPVITFKI; encoded by the coding sequence ATGAATAAAATATTAGTTCCAACAGATTTTTCAGAGCAAGCAGAAAATGCTTTAAAAGTAGCAGCGATGATTGCTAAGACTCACAACGCAGAGATATATTTATTGCATATGATAGAAATTCCCATGCAACAAACAGATCCTGGACATGCCCAAAGTGATATTCCTGAAACTTTATTTTTCATGAATTTAGCAAGAAAAAGGTTTGAAGATCTCATGGCACAAGACTATTTACAAAACATTACCGTCCATGAAACCGTAAAGGCAGATATAACTTTTAATGAAATTAAAAATTCTTGTATAGAGTTCAATATTGACTTGATTGTTATGGGTTCTCATGGTGCGACAGGCATAAAAGAAATGTTCGTGGGTTCTAATGCAGAAAAAGTGGTTCGCTCTTCCGAAGTACCTGTACTAGTTATAAAAAATGAGCATCACAACTTCAAAGTATCTAATTTTGTATTTGCTTCAGATTTTAAAAATGACAATAAAGAAACTTATAAACAAGCTGTAAAATTTGCAAAAGCATTTGGATCAAAAATTCATTTATTGCTGGTAATTACGTCTAGCAATTTTATGACGTCGTATGAAGCGAAGTCAAGAGTCAATGATTTTATTTGCGGACAAGATTTTGATAATTATACGATTACAATACACAACGACAATACCGTTGAACAAGGTGTTTTAAATTTCTCCAAAGACATAGATGCAGACCTTATTGGAATTAGTACACATGGCAGACAAGGTATAGCTCACTTCTTTAATGGCAGTATCAGTGAAGATTTAGTTAATCATGCAAATAGACCTGTGATTACTTTCAAGATTTAA